The nucleotide window GGGCCGCGCCGGCGTGCACACGGAATTCCTCCGCGCCGTGGCGTCGGGCGCTATGCCGGCGGCCGCGCTGCCGCGCCGCGTCGTGCTGTTCGGCGTTTCCGCGCTGCCGTACCAGACCCTGCAGGCGCTGGCGGCGCTGGCCCGGTTCACCCAGGTGATCGTGGCCGTGCCTAACCCGTGCCGCTTCTACTGGGGCGACATCATCGATGGCCGCGACCTGCTGCGCGCCGCGCGGCGCCGCCAGCCGCAGCGCAACGGCATCGACCTGGCCAGCGTGCCGATCGAGGCGCTGCACGCCCACAGCCACCCGCTGCTGGCGAGCTGGGGCCGGCAGGGGCGCGACTATATCCGCATGCTGGATGAATTCGACGAAGCTTCCGGCGACGAGGCCGGGCACCTGCGCGTGGACCTGTTCAGCGATGGCGACGGCGACACGCTGCTGCAGCAGTTGCAGGGCGCGGTGCGCGACATGCTGCCGCTGTCCGAACACCATTTCCCCGTGCCGGACGGGGAGGACCGCTCGATCGTGTTCCACATCGCCCACAGCGTGCAGCGCGAGGTGGAAGTGCTGCACGACCAGTTGCTGGCCCGTTTCGCCGCCGATCCCACGCTGCGCCCGCGCGATATCGTCGTCATGGTCCCGGACATCGGCGTGTTCACGGCGGCCATCCACGCCGTCTTCGGCCAGTACAAGGGGGGTGGCAAGGGCGGCAATACGGGTGGTGGCAAGCGCGGAGATGCGCGCCACATCCCGTTCGAGATCGGCGACGTCAACGACCGCAGCGTAAACCCGCTGCTGGTGGCGCTGGAATGGCTGCTGCGCCTGCCGCAGCAGCGCTGCCGGCAAAGCGAGGTGCGCGACCTGCTGGACGTGCCGGCGCTGGCGGCCCGCTTCGGCCTGGCCGACGACGACCTGCCGATCCTCGGCCGCTGGATCGAAGGGGCGGGCGTGCGCTGGGGCCTGGACCGCGCCCACCGCGCCGGCCTGGGCCTGGAGCCCACCGGCGAACAGAACGCATGGATCTTCGGCATCCGCCGCATGCTGCTCGGCTATGCCAGCGGCACGGGCGGCGCCTTCGGCGACATCGAACCATACGGTGAGGTGGGCGGCCTGGATGCCGCGCTGGCCGGCTCGCTGGCCCAGCTGGTCGAAGCCCTGCTGGACTGGCGCAACCGGCTGGCCCGGCCCCGCACGCCGGCCGAGTGGGGCGAACAGGCGCGCGCGCTGCTGGTCACCTTCTTCGATGCCCGCGACGAAGCCGACAAGCTGACCATGAACGAGTTGGGCGCGACGCTCAACGCGTGGCTGGAGACGTGCGACGGCGCCGGCTTCGACGAGCCGGTGCCGCTGTCGGTGCTGCGCGAAGCGTGGCTGGGCGCGTTGGACGAACCGTCGCTGGAACACCAGTTCGTCTCCGGCGGGGTGACGTTCTGCACGCTGATGCCGATGCGCGCCGTGCCGTTCCGGATGGTCTGCCTGCTGGGCATGAACGATGGCGATTTCCCGCGCCGCGCCAGCCGCGCCGACTTCGACCTGCTGGCGCTGCCCGGCATGGCGCGCCCCGGCGACCGCTCGCGCCGCGACGACGACCGCTACCTGATGCTGGAAGCGGTGCTGGCCGCGCGCGACGTGCTGTACGTGAGCTGGTGCGGCCGCAACGCCCGCGACAACAGCGAGCAGCCGCCGTCGGTACTGGTGGCGCAACTGCTCGACTACCTGAAGGCCGGCTGGCATCTCGACCTGCACGAACGCACCACCGAGCACGCGCTGCAGCCATTCTCGCGCCGCTACTTCGAGCGGGGCGGCCTGCTCACCTACGCGGCCGAATGGCGCTCGGCCCACGCGCCGGGCGAGGCGCCGGCACTGCCGCCGCATGCCGAACCACAGGATGGCCAAGCCCCCGCGCTGCCGCCGTATGAACTCGACGAGCGCTTCCGCCTGAAGCTGGCCGGCCTGGTGGCCTTCCTGCGCCAGCCCGTGAAATACTTCTTCGCCCAGCGCTTCGGCGTGCGGTTCGCCGACTCGGCGCTGGTCGGCGAAGACGAGGAACCGTTCGTGCTCGATGCGCTGGACCGCTACTTCCTGGAAGACGAGATGCTGGAGGACGACGGCGCCGTGGACGAGGAGGACGTGCGCGCCAGCCTGGTGGAACGGGCGGCCCGGCTGCAGCGCGAAGGCGTGCTGCCGATCGGCGTGATCGGCGACCGCGTGCGCGACAACCTGATCGAAGCGCTGCTGCCGGTGCGCCGCGCCTGGCTGCAGTTGCGCGGCGCGTTCCCGGAGGCGGCGCCCAAGCTGCCGGTCGGCCTGGAACTGGACGGCGTGGTGCTGGAAGACTGGATCGACGGCCTGCGCGCCGACGGCAACGCCAAGGTATGGCTGGCGCAGATGTCGTCCAAGGCGCTGGACAAGTCCGGCCAGCCGCGGGGCGACAAGCTGGCGGCCGCCTGGCTGCGCCAGCTGGCCGCCGCGGCGCAGGGCGTGCCCGTGACGGGCCTGCTGGTGGCGCGCGATGCGGTGCTGTCGATGCCGCCGCTCGACGGCGAAGCGGCGCGCGCCGCGCTGGCCGGCCTGGTCGCCCTGTGGCGGCGCGGCATGGACGGGCCGCTGCCGGTGGCCAGCAAGACAGCGCTGGCGCTGCTGTCCGGCGGCGACCCGCGCGAGACCTACGAGCATGGCTTCGACCGCCGCGGCGAGAAGGACGACATGTGCCTGTACCGGCTGTGGCCGGAGTACGGCGACCTGCAGGCCGAACCGGGATTCGCCGCGACCGCGCGCGCCCTGTATGGACCGCTGGTCGACTGGCTGGCCACCGTCGAGGTGCAGCCGATCGAGGGAGGCCAGCCATGAGCCGCCTGCTCGATCCGATGACCTTCCCGCTGCACGGCACCCGGCTGATCGAGGCCAGTGCCGGTACCGGCAAGACATGGACCATCGCCGCGCTGTACCTGCGCCTGGTGCTGGGCCACGGCGGCGGCGACGCGTTCGGGCGCCCGCTGCTGCCGGCCGACATCCTCGTGATGACGTTTACCCGCGCGGCCACGCGCGAACTGTCGAACCGCATCCGCGAACGGCTGGTCGAGGCGGCCGGCTGTTTCCGTGGCCAGGTCGAGGATTGCGATCCGTTCCTGGCCGGCCTGCTGGAAGCCTACCCCGACGAGACCGGGCGCCAGCAGGCCGCGCACCGGCTGATGCTGGCCGCCGAAACGATGGACGAGGCGGCGATCTTCACGATCGACGCGTGGTGCCAGCGCATGCTGCGCGAGCACGCGTTCGACAGCGGCAGCCTGTTCGACGAGGAACTGATCAGCGACGAAGCGGCGCTGTTCGAGGATGCCGCCCACGATTACTGGCGCCAGCAGGTGTATCCGCTGCGCGAGCCGGCCCTGGGCGCGCTGCTGGAATGCTGGCCGGACGTGGAACGGCTCAAGCGCGGCCTGCGCGAACTGGTCAAGCGCGCCGATGACGGCTGGCGCATGGACGAGCCGCTGGGCGCGCTGATCGGCCGCACGCTGCGCGAGCGCGCGCAGCACCTCGCCGTGCTGAAGGAAGGCTGGCTGGAACGGGTCGAGCGCATGGCGCTGTGGCTGGAGCGGGCCAAGGCGGCCAAGCAGCTGAATGGCAAGCTGATCCAGGCGCGCTGGCTGGACGGCTGGTTCGCGACGCTGCGCGCGTGGGCCGCCGATCCGGCCATGGTCGGCCTGGACCTGAAGGGCGGCTGGAACCGGCTGGTGCCGGCCGGGATCGCCGAGGCCTACAGCGGCAGCGATATCCCGGACGACTTCGCTGCACTGGAGGCGCTGCGGGAAGCGCTGTCCGCCCTCGAACCGCTGGCGCACCGCCTGTACCGCCATGCCGCCGGCATCATCGCCGCGCGAATGGCCGAGCTGAAAGCGCGCGACCGGCAGTTCGGCTTCGCCGACATGCTGGTGCGGCTGCAAAAGGCGCTGGAGGGCGACAACGGCGCGGCGCTGCGCCAGCGCATCACCGAGCAATACCCGGTGGCGCTGGTCGATGAATTCCAGGATACCGCCCCCTTGCAATACCGTATCTTCGACCTGCTGTACCGGGTGGCCGACAACGATCCGGCATCGGGCCTGTTCCTGATCGGCGATCCGAAGCAGTCGATCTACGGCTTCCGCGGCGCCGACATCCACAGCTACCTGGCGGCGCGGCGCGCCACCGAAGGGCGGCACTACCAGCTCGGCACGAACTACCGGTCCACGCGCGAAGTGGTGGAAGCGGTGAACCGCATCTTCCTGCACGCCGAAGGCGCGGCCGGCGGCGGCGGCTTCGCGCAGGGCGCCTTCCGCTTCCGGCGCGGCACCGTCAATCCGCTGCCGTTCGATGCGGTCGATGCCAAGGGGCGCGGCGAGCGCCTGGTGGGCGTGGACGGGCAGTTGCAGGCCCTCACCGTGTCGTGCAGCGACGTATCGGACCTGAAGGCGGACGGCTACCGTGAATTCTTCGCGCACCATTGCGCCGAGCATATCGTGCGCCTGCTGAACGATCCGCGCACTGGCTTCGAGGGGCCGCGCGGCTTCGAGCGGCTGCAGCCGGCCGATATCGCGATCCTCGTGCGCGACCGGAAGGAAGCCAGCGCCATCCGGCGCGCGCTGCAGCAGCGGCGCGTGCCCAGCGTCTACCTGTCCGACAAGGATTCCGTGCTGGAGAGCGACGAGGCGAAGGACGTGCTGCGCTGGCTCGCCGCGCTGGCCAACCCGCTCGATGGCGCGCTGGCCAGGGCCGCCTTCGCCACCCGCACCGCCAATATCCCGCTGGCCGAGCTGGCGCGCATGTCGTCGGACGAACTGGCGTGGGAAGCCCGCGTCGAGCAGCTGAAGAACCTGCACACGGTGTGGCAGCGCCAGGGTGTGCTGGCGATGCTGCGGCGCTTCATCCACGAGCTGGGCTTGCCGGCCGCGCTGCTGGCGCCCGGCAACGTGGGCGGCGAACGCAGCCTGACCAATCTGCTGCACCTGGCCGAACTGCTGCAGGGGGCCAGCCGCCAGCTCGATGGCGAGCAGGCGCTGATCCGCTGGATGGCCGAACAGGTCGAAGGCGAGGGCGCCACGGGCGACGAACAGGTGCTGCGGCTGGAATCGGATGCCGAGCTGGTGAAGGTCGTCACGGTGCACAAGTCCAAGGGCCTGGAATACCCGATGGTGTACCTGCCGTTCGCCGTCACGGCGCGCAAGGTGGACAAGCGCAACCGCAGCTTCTTCGAGTACACCGATGCGCAGGGCACGCGCCGCATCGACATGTCCTTGTCCGAGGAGGCGCAGGCAGC belongs to Pseudoduganella albidiflava and includes:
- the recB gene encoding exodeoxyribonuclease V subunit beta, with translation MSRLLDPMTFPLHGTRLIEASAGTGKTWTIAALYLRLVLGHGGGDAFGRPLLPADILVMTFTRAATRELSNRIRERLVEAAGCFRGQVEDCDPFLAGLLEAYPDETGRQQAAHRLMLAAETMDEAAIFTIDAWCQRMLREHAFDSGSLFDEELISDEAALFEDAAHDYWRQQVYPLREPALGALLECWPDVERLKRGLRELVKRADDGWRMDEPLGALIGRTLRERAQHLAVLKEGWLERVERMALWLERAKAAKQLNGKLIQARWLDGWFATLRAWAADPAMVGLDLKGGWNRLVPAGIAEAYSGSDIPDDFAALEALREALSALEPLAHRLYRHAAGIIAARMAELKARDRQFGFADMLVRLQKALEGDNGAALRQRITEQYPVALVDEFQDTAPLQYRIFDLLYRVADNDPASGLFLIGDPKQSIYGFRGADIHSYLAARRATEGRHYQLGTNYRSTREVVEAVNRIFLHAEGAAGGGGFAQGAFRFRRGTVNPLPFDAVDAKGRGERLVGVDGQLQALTVSCSDVSDLKADGYREFFAHHCAEHIVRLLNDPRTGFEGPRGFERLQPADIAILVRDRKEASAIRRALQQRRVPSVYLSDKDSVLESDEAKDVLRWLAALANPLDGALARAAFATRTANIPLAELARMSSDELAWEARVEQLKNLHTVWQRQGVLAMLRRFIHELGLPAALLAPGNVGGERSLTNLLHLAELLQGASRQLDGEQALIRWMAEQVEGEGATGDEQVLRLESDAELVKVVTVHKSKGLEYPMVYLPFAVTARKVDKRNRSFFEYTDAQGTRRIDMSLSEEAQAAVEAARIEEDLRLLYVALTRARHFLWLGVAALPARKEGSNVLHESALGYLLTGGAPLPAESLQERWRELAGDCGAIGIASLCHPERPTLLDREERREPLLEPRPYDARFERDWSVGSFTSLARGTQAAPRRALEETLLEGEGADVAAGRIDDAPWHRFPRGSVPGNFLHEQLEWLAQEGFDCVTDAACEVRMARRIERAGWGHRLDDALAWLRAAVTTELPPLGAALRDIGTLMPEMEFWFPSEHLATGALDALCRRHLLDGIARPALPQRALHGMLKGFSDLVFEHAGRYWVLDYKSNALGGNDAAYHARALAQGMAEHRYDVQGAIYLLALHRLLASRLGDAYDPAEQLGGAVFFFLRGIGNAATRGCHVLEPDPALLAELDELLRREGNTDD
- the recC gene encoding exodeoxyribonuclease V subunit gamma; translation: MATGIAPGLLILHGNQLEQLRAAVFQWLQANPLAPLESDVLLVQSNGVAEWLKIALAEQAGVCAATRVALPARFLWEAYRAMLGRDRVPRTSAFDKGPLTWRLMRLLPALLREDAFEPLRHFLKGGCQERRLQLAERLSDLFDQYQVYRADWLEDWAAGRDQMCCPRGLHYPLPEGQRWQAALWRAIIASVPEEERTLGRAGVHTEFLRAVASGAMPAAALPRRVVLFGVSALPYQTLQALAALARFTQVIVAVPNPCRFYWGDIIDGRDLLRAARRRQPQRNGIDLASVPIEALHAHSHPLLASWGRQGRDYIRMLDEFDEASGDEAGHLRVDLFSDGDGDTLLQQLQGAVRDMLPLSEHHFPVPDGEDRSIVFHIAHSVQREVEVLHDQLLARFAADPTLRPRDIVVMVPDIGVFTAAIHAVFGQYKGGGKGGNTGGGKRGDARHIPFEIGDVNDRSVNPLLVALEWLLRLPQQRCRQSEVRDLLDVPALAARFGLADDDLPILGRWIEGAGVRWGLDRAHRAGLGLEPTGEQNAWIFGIRRMLLGYASGTGGAFGDIEPYGEVGGLDAALAGSLAQLVEALLDWRNRLARPRTPAEWGEQARALLVTFFDARDEADKLTMNELGATLNAWLETCDGAGFDEPVPLSVLREAWLGALDEPSLEHQFVSGGVTFCTLMPMRAVPFRMVCLLGMNDGDFPRRASRADFDLLALPGMARPGDRSRRDDDRYLMLEAVLAARDVLYVSWCGRNARDNSEQPPSVLVAQLLDYLKAGWHLDLHERTTEHALQPFSRRYFERGGLLTYAAEWRSAHAPGEAPALPPHAEPQDGQAPALPPYELDERFRLKLAGLVAFLRQPVKYFFAQRFGVRFADSALVGEDEEPFVLDALDRYFLEDEMLEDDGAVDEEDVRASLVERAARLQREGVLPIGVIGDRVRDNLIEALLPVRRAWLQLRGAFPEAAPKLPVGLELDGVVLEDWIDGLRADGNAKVWLAQMSSKALDKSGQPRGDKLAAAWLRQLAAAAQGVPVTGLLVARDAVLSMPPLDGEAARAALAGLVALWRRGMDGPLPVASKTALALLSGGDPRETYEHGFDRRGEKDDMCLYRLWPEYGDLQAEPGFAATARALYGPLVDWLATVEVQPIEGGQP